The stretch of DNA TTGCTGCTTAAATTTATATGGGCAGAGCTTGGTAAGGAACCTATGTGGATGCCAAGGATAATGGGAGCCTAAAAAGATTAAGGATAGGGTGAAAGTTTGCCCTATCCTTTTTTGTGATCAACAGTGTTGGGATACTTTAGGATGCTACGGACAAAAGCTTCCAGTTACTCCAAACTTGGATCAAATGGCTATGGTGGATATATGTATGACAAAGATATGAATAAGGTGGAGTTTAGTGGATATAGGGCTGATGCAGTGACTGATTTTGCATTAGATTATCTGCAAAATAGAGATAAGACCAATCCATTTTTCTTATTTCTTTCTTATATAGAACCTCATCATCAAAATGATCGAAATAGATATGAAGGCCCGAAGGGTTCTAAAGAGCGATTTAATGGTTTTGAAGTTCCAGGTGATCTGGTGGATACAGAAGGGGACTGGCGTGAAAACTATCCGGACTATCTTGGATGTTGTGCTAGTATAGATTGGAATGTAGGACGTTTACGCGAGGAATTAAAAAGGCAAGGAATAGCTAAAGATACTGTAATAGTATATACTAGTGACCATGGATCCCATTTTAAAACTCGAAATAGTGAATATAAGAGGTCCTGTCATGAGGGGAGTATTCGAATTCCATTATTGGCATATGGCCCAGGTTTTGAAGGTGGTAGGATAGTACATGAATTGGTGAGTTCTATAGATATTCCGCCTACTCTATTAGCTTGTGGAGACATCGACAAGCCCCAAACCATGAGAGGACGATGCCTTCAAGAGTTGGTTAATGGCAAAGCTGTAGATTGGCCGCAGGAGGTATATATACAAATAAGTGAAAGCCAGGTAGGCAGGGCTATCAGGACAAAAAGGTGGAAGTATTCTGTTTGTGCCATAGATAAGGATGGTTGGAATGACAGCTGTAGTGATGTGTATGTAGAAGAATTTCTCTATGATTTGGAAAAAGATCCTCATGAACGGAATAACCTTGTCGGTTGTAGTGAATATAGAGATGTTTGTGATAAACTGATGAGTATACTGAAAACACGTATGGTAGAGGCGGGAGAGAAAGGGGCAAAAATTATTAAAGTAGAAAATTAATAAAAGATGTTATATGTTCAAATACGAAAAAAGTATTAAAGCAGCTATAAATATAAAAATAATTTTCTAGTTGCTTTATTTTTTATTTCTAAATTGCAATATTAAATGCAACACTTTTTGAGAAAATCATACTTATCCATTTACTTCCTCTTGTCAAGGGGAGGGTGGAGATTTTCGAGTGTATACGAGAAAATACTACCCAACCTTGACA from Xylanivirga thermophila encodes:
- a CDS encoding sulfatase-like hydrolase/transferase; its protein translation is MLRTKASSYSKLGSNGYGGYMYDKDMNKVEFSGYRADAVTDFALDYLQNRDKTNPFFLFLSYIEPHHQNDRNRYEGPKGSKERFNGFEVPGDLVDTEGDWRENYPDYLGCCASIDWNVGRLREELKRQGIAKDTVIVYTSDHGSHFKTRNSEYKRSCHEGSIRIPLLAYGPGFEGGRIVHELVSSIDIPPTLLACGDIDKPQTMRGRCLQELVNGKAVDWPQEVYIQISESQVGRAIRTKRWKYSVCAIDKDGWNDSCSDVYVEEFLYDLEKDPHERNNLVGCSEYRDVCDKLMSILKTRMVEAGEKGAKIIKVEN